From Salarias fasciatus chromosome 5, fSalaFa1.1, whole genome shotgun sequence, a single genomic window includes:
- the manf gene encoding mesencephalic astrocyte-derived neurotrophic factor — translation MWTVSGLSVALALALLPGPGPAGALREGECEVCVTFLGKFYETLKNNDVKFNNADIEKEILKSCADAKGKENRFCYYIGATSDAATKMINEVSKPLSYHVPVDKICEKLKKKDSQICELRYDKQLDLTSVDLKKLKVKDLKKILEEWGESCKGCAEKSDFIRKIAELMPKYAPAAAKARTDL, via the exons ATGTGGACGGTGAGCGGCCTGTCGGTGGCGCTGGCGCTCGCCCTGCtgcccggacccggacccgccGGAGCCCTGCGGGAGGGCGAGTGTGAAG tgtgtgtgaccttCCTGGGAAAGTTTTATGAGACGTTGAAGAACAACGATGTGAAATTCAACAACGCCGACATCGAGAAGGAAATCCTGAAGAGCTGCGCCGACgccaaaggaaaagaaaaccgcttt tgtTACTACATCGGCGCCACAAGCGACGCCGCCACCAAGATGATCAACGAGGTGTCGAAGCCGCTCAGCTACCACGTCCCGGTGGACAAGATCTGCGAGAAGCTCAAGAAGAAGGACAGCCAGATCTGCGAGCTGCGATACG ACAAGCAGCTGGACCTGACCTCGGTGGACCTGAAGAAGCTGAAGGTGAAGGACCTGAAGAAGATCCTGGAGGAGTGGGGCGAGTCCTGCAAGGGCTGCGCCGAGAAGTCCGACTTCATCCGCAAGATCGCCGAGCTCATGCCGAAGTACGCTCCGGCGGCGGCCAAGGCACGGACAGACCTGTGA